The following nucleotide sequence is from Corylus avellana chromosome ca7, CavTom2PMs-1.0.
CGCCTGCCACGCCTTCGTCTACCGTTGGTTCCTCCTCCAACTCCTCGAACTCCCTTCTCCTTTCCGACATCCTGTCGGTGCTCCACCTGTCTTCAATATAACATTATCATGAATAAATGCATCAAGGGATAGCCGATATATAGTATGCGGAGACCATGTCCCCGGCCAAAAAAACAGAGGAGATTGTACTAACCCCTAAACAGAAATTCTGAAAGTTAGCATCAAAGCCAGAGGTATCCTCCACCAAATTTGTTTTCCCAAAATTCATTTCAGAGGAATTGCGTTTGTTGCTGGAACTAGAACTCTCACAATAAGCTGTGTAGGATGATGACGACGAAGACGAGGACGAAGTAGAACAAGTAGTAGTCTGTATGCTTGAGCCAAATGTGTCAATATCCCCTTTAAACAACTCTTCAAACAGCTCCTGCAAGTCCTCAAAGCTCTCCTCCCCATTTCCCTGTAAATTTTGCCCaatcaaaatacaatttcaaagatATGCTAGCATTGGAATCATTCTTCCCCCAAGTTTGATACTTTTTTCTCTTCATATTGAGTTATCAGAAAGAAAAtagattataatttttttcaacacTAGCAAATTCTACACAAGATTAGTAAGATAAAATAAAGATCAATTTATCTAAAATTAAcgtatataattttatatcctTATTTCGATAATCGATAACTTGACGGATAAATGCGGCCACCACATCCATGAGCCTAAACATGCTACAGTACTGTACTTTAACGGGCGGCGGCTAGGCGATGGTCCGTCACCATCACGACTCGTCTGTCAACTCTCAGCCAACCAAAGCtgtcatctctttttttttttttttttattgtaagaaaAGCTGTCATCTttaataaagtgaaaaaaatacaaaaacagctACATCGGAATTAACAAAAGGTTTTCCtaaaatgtttttcttaattAGCTCTAAACACAAGTTAATCCAGTAATCAAACAATAATCAAGAAATGGACAATGGGGGAAGAAGCTTACACTAGACTGTGTTTGGCTCATCATGACTGCCATTTCATTCAAGAAATCACCCATTCCCTGCAGCATAAGAAGTGAAATCAATTATTAGAACAATTCTTTTTGTTTGCTAAGGCTCCAACGTAAGTACATTTAATCCCACCGACAACCATATCCAAAAACTGTGACACATTTACCAAACAACAAGACAAAGAGCCGAGGCCCTCAAACCAGcctctataaaaaaataaaataaaaaattgaggaaTGATTGGACGAGAAAAAATGGAGcaaaatttggaggaaaaacAGGAAAAATATAGGTATAAAAGGTCAAACAAAGAAGCAGAAGGCCAAGATTTCAACCAATCACGAAGAACACAACCTAAAGAGGACATTAACAAGATGATGATGCAGAATGAAACTCACATTTTCGTCATCATCGCTCTCATACACTCCTACATCGTACAGAAACCTTTTGTTCGTGTCAGATAGAACTGCACAGAAAGAACAAGACAGAGCATCTCGTGAATCCGATTAATTCCCAATagcgaaagaaaaaaaaaatcatgattttttgACATCTAACATCAATGTTtgactgaaaaaagaaaaaagaaatgaaaagaaa
It contains:
- the LOC132186944 gene encoding uncharacterized protein LOC132186944 isoform X2 codes for the protein MANGEEKSNDFYQVLGLEKECSALELRNAYKKLALRWHPDRCSASGNSSFEEEAKKKFQAIQQAYSVLSDTNKRFLYDVGVYESDDDENGMGDFLNEMAVMMSQTQSSGNGEESFEDLQELFEELFKGDIDTFGSSIQTTTCSTSSSSSSSSSYTAYCESSSSSNKRNSSEMNFGKTNLVEDTSGFDANFQNFCLGTGGAPTGCRKGEGSSRSWRRNQR
- the LOC132186944 gene encoding uncharacterized protein LOC132186944 isoform X1, which encodes MANGEEKSNDFYQVLGLEKECSALELRNAYKKLALRWHPDRCSASGNSSFEEEAKKKFQAIQQAYSVLSDTNKRFLYDVGVYESDDDENGMGDFLNEMAVMMSQTQSSGNGEESFEDLQELFEELFKGDIDTFGSSIQTTTCSTSSSSSSSSSYTAYCESSSSSNKRNSSEMNFGKTNLVEDTSGFDANFQNFCLGVEHRQDVGKEKGVRGVGGGTNGRRRRGRRQKVSSGHDVSTNDYSGSGISA